One Arthrobacter sp. StoSoilB20 DNA segment encodes these proteins:
- a CDS encoding AMP-dependent synthetase/ligase — MREASTELLVEADPDSNVTDLLLERCAKDPFGTLYAHKTANGWLNVSAARFLADVTALAKGLIAGGLNPGDPIAVLSRSSYEWTLVDFAIWMAGGVTVPIYETSSASQIEWILADSGARRIFVEDTAKAGLVHNLVDRSAAIGDDPVTIIRMDHDGDAPNLTSVSAVGVGIMDSELERQRSAANLSDIASIVYTSGTTGKPKGCEITHGNFVLVARNVIPFLPELLMQQGARTLMFLPLAHVLARAVQVVCLTAGITLGHSAGASGLMEDLSTFKPTFLLAVPRIFEKVYAGAGHKAAMGGKAALFSAASATAVEYSTALDLAARGQGPGPGWLLGMKHAAFNKLLYPKVREVFGGQVGYTVSGASPLSLRDNHFFHGAGVPVLEGYGLTETTAPCTVNTPSMTRIGTVGIPLPGTTIRVAQDGEVLVKGIGVFKGYHANEEATEAAFVDGFFRTGDLGELDADGFLTITGRKKDLLVTAGGKNVAPAPLEEKLREHPLVGQAVVVGDGRPFVAALVSLDPEGLDDWCAENKIGALSPAEAAGDDRVKAAVQSAVDEANKLVSAAESIRKFVFITAELSVESGHLTPSLKLKRASVVNDFRAAVEKLYEK, encoded by the coding sequence GTGAGGGAAGCCAGCACGGAACTTCTGGTCGAGGCCGACCCCGACTCCAACGTGACCGACCTCCTCCTGGAACGCTGCGCCAAGGATCCGTTCGGCACCCTGTATGCCCACAAAACGGCCAATGGATGGCTCAACGTTTCAGCCGCCAGATTCCTCGCAGATGTCACCGCACTGGCCAAAGGACTGATTGCCGGAGGCCTCAACCCCGGGGACCCCATTGCGGTGTTGTCCCGGTCCAGCTACGAGTGGACGCTGGTGGACTTCGCCATCTGGATGGCCGGAGGTGTTACGGTGCCCATCTACGAGACGTCCTCGGCAAGCCAGATCGAGTGGATCCTGGCCGATTCCGGCGCCCGGCGCATCTTTGTAGAAGACACAGCCAAAGCCGGACTTGTGCACAACTTGGTGGACCGGTCTGCGGCCATCGGCGATGATCCCGTGACGATCATCCGGATGGACCACGACGGCGACGCCCCCAACCTGACCAGCGTCTCCGCCGTCGGAGTCGGCATTATGGACTCAGAGCTGGAGCGCCAGCGCAGCGCAGCGAACCTCTCCGACATCGCCTCGATCGTGTATACCTCCGGAACCACCGGCAAGCCCAAGGGCTGCGAAATCACCCATGGCAACTTTGTCCTGGTGGCACGGAACGTCATCCCGTTCCTCCCCGAGCTGCTGATGCAGCAGGGTGCGCGGACGCTGATGTTCCTGCCACTGGCGCACGTCCTGGCCAGGGCAGTCCAGGTAGTCTGCCTCACGGCTGGCATCACGCTTGGCCACAGCGCAGGAGCCAGTGGACTGATGGAGGACCTCAGCACTTTCAAGCCCACCTTCCTGCTCGCCGTGCCGCGCATTTTTGAAAAGGTCTACGCCGGCGCCGGCCACAAGGCCGCCATGGGCGGAAAGGCAGCGCTCTTCTCTGCGGCGTCGGCTACCGCCGTGGAATATTCGACGGCGTTGGACCTCGCCGCACGCGGGCAGGGACCGGGGCCGGGGTGGCTTCTGGGCATGAAGCATGCCGCGTTCAACAAGCTCCTCTATCCCAAAGTCCGGGAGGTTTTCGGCGGACAGGTCGGCTACACGGTCTCCGGAGCCAGCCCGCTGAGTCTTCGGGACAACCATTTCTTCCATGGTGCAGGCGTGCCTGTGCTGGAGGGATACGGGTTGACGGAGACCACTGCCCCGTGCACCGTCAACACTCCCAGCATGACCCGAATAGGTACGGTGGGGATCCCCCTTCCCGGCACCACCATCCGGGTGGCCCAGGACGGTGAGGTGCTGGTCAAGGGCATCGGTGTCTTCAAGGGCTACCATGCCAATGAGGAGGCCACCGAGGCTGCGTTTGTTGATGGCTTTTTCCGTACCGGTGACCTCGGCGAGCTGGACGCCGACGGCTTCCTGACGATCACCGGCAGGAAGAAGGACCTCCTGGTCACTGCCGGCGGTAAGAACGTGGCGCCCGCACCTTTGGAGGAGAAGCTCCGCGAGCACCCACTGGTGGGCCAGGCCGTGGTGGTGGGAGACGGCCGTCCCTTCGTGGCCGCACTGGTGAGCCTGGATCCTGAAGGACTTGACGACTGGTGCGCCGAGAACAAGATCGGTGCTTTGTCACCTGCCGAAGCGGCCGGTGATGACCGGGTGAAAGCGGCCGTTCAGTCCGCTGTGGACGAGGCCAACAAGCTCGTTTCTGCGGCTGAATCGATCCGTAAGTTCGTGTTCATCACAGCCGAACTCAGTGTCGAGTCGGGGCATCTCACGCCGTCCCTGAAACTGAAGCGGGCTTCGGTGGTCAACGACTTCCGGGCCGCTGTGGAGAAGCTCTACGAGAAGTAG